tactgctttttaaaaacaaaaaaagtttcatTACTAATATTAGCACTAATTTGTCCACCTTCCCAGATCAAATCAAACCACATAtactgtgtgctttgttttattattgtggCTGGTGGAGGAAGAGCTGTTTCATTTATTGGTGGATACTTTAATCTATaacaatgcaaaacattttacaagatgctcatttgttttggctgtaGAATATAAATAGTGATTCTAGCTGTCAGtgcaagtacctcaaatttgtacatTAACACATTTACGTGAGTAGATGTGTGTAGTTACTCTCTACAGCATATACTTTAGATTTAGATGACATCTTATGGACTTACTTATTGACAATTCTTTTCCTGTGGCTCTGTATTTCTGCCTAAATTGATGTTTGTATCACTGTATGATGGACAACAAGAAGACAACTAGACTCAGTTCATCTAAATTCtctgtttgatattttttgtcCTGTAACTAGCAACAATCAAGTATGTTcacttatttttattaaaaaacaccttttaaaacatacacatacagagcCAAGGACAGCATCCATCAGTCCCTCTATCTCTAGTCTATGATCAGTGTAATCTGAGAGGAATAGCTAAGAAAATATTCAACAATGGTACCCAACCATGCCTCTTGAAGAATTtctaataatgatgatgatttgggGCTCAAAGGCAAACCCAGAGGCCTAATCTGTATTCATTAAGACTCTCAACCCCTATCCTATTAGATTATGATAACGCTGATGATAACGGAGATGAAGATAATGAATGTGACAGCGGTGATGGTCCTTGTCATTTCTTCTTCAAGATGTCATGGTGTGTTGTAGTTCAGCTTActggagagagaagacagagagagagagggattagCTTTACATGCCTGGACCAGTTCAAGCTCACACCCTGAAAACACCTGACCTCAGTGTCACTGAGCACCAGATCTCTGACTGGAATCGCAGTCAGGCAGTCAAGCCGGGAAGAATCGCCCCTCATAGGTGGAGGATTTCTGTAGGCATCATTTTGTAAGCAAATTAAACCCAAATCACAGAAttccttttccttcctgtgGGGAATAGTAAAGTTTTAAGTACTGAAATATTTCTCAGAAGCCTGCAGATTAGCTAAGTGAGCAGTTCCTCCATATAAAAATATGCAGTCAGTGGTGTACACAACCACACAGCCTCTCTTCAGTCTAACCAACACACAACAAGCcatttttttgtgaaatcaTTTAAACGCAAGAAAACAGCCATCAGGACCGCAACATTAGCTCATCAGACAGTCTGTCGCTGAACCATAATCTAAAATGTTGGCCCAGCTTTCTCTGCCATGCTAGTGCGACTAGCTCGCTAGCTTAAACCTTGTGGAAGACTTTGGtcgatgaatgtgtgtgcgtacatgtgcTAGGCAGGTGTGTGGTCTGGTGTGTATTACTGAGTTGAGACAGGACTTtagtctttcttttttgtcaaactatttcatttattgattgctgttggCCTGTTATGAGTCAACCAATAAGTGCtcctaaaataagttgcagaccctgcctttaaaacCGTGTGTCATAAAAGTTGATCTAACTTCCCCGtcaggaggcagacagaaaataaaaagcgGTGGTCTCACCTTGTTGCCACTGCAGGTGCCGCAGAGGCATCCAAACAGTCCATTGATCATTTGAATGAGACAGAGGACGAGCGACACGCATGCTGACATGAGCAGAGTGGCGAACAGCCCCACGTTGAATTCAACCACATTCTCTGGAATCAAACACCACTTCCACATGTCCTTGTCGGTCAAGTAGCTCCCAGagctggaaaacatgaaaatgagcagTGCAGTCAAACATATGTCGAAGAACAATACAGTGATACATCTGGAagcattattttattaatacaGTTCTCACAGTAATTTGTATTTTAgtggacataaaaaaaaaaagatgtaatttGTGACAAAATACTTTAAGAGATTGTATGTTTGCATTTGAAATActtgaaataaatgatttaatataGCATTTTATAGTCAAATAAGACACCTTCTTATTCTCAGGTTTAAACTATAGAATGCTTAACCTAATCACAGTCTATGGCcaaatgcaaaagaaacacatgtCCTGCTGGGTCGATCAGCATTGTGAGCGACAGAACTTCATCTGTGTTGCTCCTAATCACTAGCTCTGGTGTTCAGTGTAAATTTCCTCTGAGATATACTTGTGCTTATTACAGTGGCTAACAAAGAGACTACTACTACAGAGATGACTAACatgtataataaaatatcactTTGTGTTAAATGGAATGTCGTATTTTCAAATTACAAAATCCTcgtattgtattattattatacaagTATTATGCTTGTTGATGTATTTGGGCCCATTTCTGAGTTCTCATAAGAGTTTCAAgtgaaaatatcaaatgtaCCTGTTAGCAAAAGGTGTCCCCCATTGTAGTGTAGAGTCGCTTTCATTGAGCCACTGGCACAGCGGCCCGTTAACAAGGCCCAGGGCAGCAACAGTCAGACTGTACAGGGACCCTGCCACACCAGCTGCTGCAAAACCAATGGACAGGAACATCTGTAAGGAGCACACACAGTGGAGTCAGTGCTGATAACAATGTGACATTTCCCATGTTGGCTCAACGAGATATTTTTGATGTTGGCAGGAATATTATTTTAAAGAGCTGAGCACCCATAGAATCCTTCTCATGTTACAGTGTTACACTGTACTGACTCTTGTAtcccatgtttttcttttttcttgtatttttgactgattgtataaaagaagtggacgtagcttctgggtctgaaaagtgaatgCGGAAGTGCCTAAAACCTGCATTCTTCCTAATGGCCAGCAGGAGGCGGCTCTGCTGGTTTCAGAAAGAGGtcagaatgaatggaagtctacGGGAAAATGACCCTACGTCTTACTTGAtctattacctcagtaaacactttcacacactaaTGAGTCTATGAGCTCAGTCACTAGTTTAAAGTCCTCTTGATACGACCACTAGATGTCCCCAGAGTCACATTCTTTTTACAACGGACTTCATTCAAATGGTCTGGTCATCTATGCAGAAAATGTAGAAGTGTTTTTAAGCTTTTCAGTCAGGCGGTGTCCATCCACACTTACCCCACAGCGGTTGGCACAGCATTTCTTAGCACTGGTCAGATGAATGTGGATGGCAGGAATGAGGATCtgacagcagaaaaagagagatgcagagaaagGCAGGATATTTGATGtaaggagagaaacagaaacagggtTAATGAAGGTAGAACATGAAGCCCAGTGGGCAAGATCCTAAAATCTTCTAACCAAACAGTTTTAAGTTAACATACGACTACTGTTGCCTGCCATTTTATTGGTGTAAGCATAAATGATAAAcatggactggactggactggactggactggactggagcAAAGTGAGTTGGGGCACCAGCCAGAGACATCATCAAGTCttgtaaaatgtcattaatCTGAGTCACAAACAGATCAGAGGCAGCATGGGTCGTTGTGTTTATAGCGTCCATATAACCACGTAGTCCTTGATTCAATGCCGGCCAGGGACCTGTCTTGCAAGTCAtaacttctttctttctcactgtgATGTTTCCTGTCTCCATCTCAGCTGTAATCTCtccaataaaggcaaaataaaaagagaTCTATGTTCTCCTCACAGCTGGCCTGTGAGGTGGTTGTGTTCTCCCTTAGAAACACAAGTCGCAGCTTGACATTATATCACTGTGAACTTTAAACAGAGGTAGAAGATCAGAGAACACTCGTGAAGCAGCTCATATCCTTTATTTGAGGGCTATGTGTGCATTTTTCTAtcagatgttttattattaaggTATGGGGCCTCGTTGGCTGTATGTGCACAtcaataattatatatatatattatattattatatattattatatatatagaaaaaagtAATAGGATGTGAAAAACACATACTTTTGTCCATTCTGGACAATCCTGACCACCCACTTCACCCACTACTGGATAGAcagcggagcagcttctcaaacaggCCGGTTCAGCTCCGCTGTCACAAGGACAGATACAGAAAATCGTTTCTGCCAACAGCCATAACACTTTTTAACAAGTCtactctggctggcagagagctctcagcaccctctgctatttaacaaatatgtatttctgttctttaatgtgcactatagtttttattttattttattttatttaacttgcactttggttttaatctttttatcaatttatctgcttatttatcatctgcttatttattgttgtattcatggtggtggtcacttttactcgcttttgctcttttactgctgtagcaccagaatttcccctcggggatcaataaagtatttctatctatctatcgatcGATCGATCTATCTACATGCAAACCTCATCCCACCATTGTGAATACATGAATCTGTTTTTGATCAGTTTGAACCTTCATTAATCACACTGAATACAATCAAATCTACTCACCATGATCCCCCCTCCTATCAGGCCTCCCATATATTTGACCTCCTCAGTGATTTGGTCTTCTGCGGCTGCATACTT
The sequence above is a segment of the Pempheris klunzingeri isolate RE-2024b chromosome 23, fPemKlu1.hap1, whole genome shotgun sequence genome. Coding sequences within it:
- the tm4sf21b gene encoding transmembrane 4 L6 family member 1, whose translation is MCTGACSKIIAIPLFVLAAVSVICNIMLFFPDFDTKYAAAEDQITEEVKYMGGLIGGGIMILIPAIHIHLTSAKKCCANRCGMFLSIGFAAAGVAGSLYSLTVAALGLVNGPLCQWLNESDSTLQWGTPFANSSGSYLTDKDMWKWCLIPENVVEFNVGLFATLLMSACVSLVLCLIQMINGLFGCLCGTCSGNK